TTAAAAGTTGTCattgaaacttttttaataaatcttctTATAAATCTAAAACACATACACATATTAGTACTCTGATTAGCAGGAATGTTAAATATAGTTACAGTTATTACAATCATAATAGTTAAAGTTTCTGTTTAATTTTAaccttaaaagaaaaacaactacatacttatttgtatatgaaaaaacatttacGAAActactttatatagaaaatgcaaataCACAGTAAATaacagcaatttaaaaaaaaatgtttttcaaaatttgtgtgCTTGAGTTATTTGTTTCTCTTGTAAATTTGCTCTAAAAATATTACAACTATTAGTAGTGGAGTAgcatttttatgcaaaaatttgttcgttatattaaaaagaaaaactataaaaatttgtttgttgtcctgctgaatttagaaaatatgtttgttttagTTTGAGTCTTAATCGCAAAGCCAAATCGTCTGTTGCTAATTCTAACGATTTACTGTTTGCTTGGTGGCAGAGCTCCAAAATTCAAACGTAGTTGTTCCAGGAACACGAATGTTATGATGGTATGTGGGCCCAAACGTACAAAGGCTGGTATGTAACCCTTGAAGAAACCTAATGGACCCAAGCGAGCTGTGAATTTAACTATATCCCAGAGGCCATTGAACTCGCCGGGTTTGGCATTCATCATACGTGTCTTTAAGACATCCAAGGGTTGTGTTAAAGTTGTGGCAATAGCACCGGCAGCCAAAGAAGCTGTAAAATGGGTTATCAAGTTATCGTCAAAGTGAGGAGTTTCCAATAACATTGTTTTAATCTGAAATTATTGagattaaaaattgaaaaaattaaaaatgcaatgaaaagtttttattgatttaactaagaatcattataaaattaaactcttTCTTACCTGATCATAGAAAGCAACTTGACCAATTGTCATTAAAACACCTCTACCAGTGGCAGTAGTAGCTCCTGAGAACAAACGTTTGAAACCTTCCTGGCGGTATACTTTGATAAGACCATCCATAGCATTCTTGTaactttagaaaataaaagtaataaaatttattaaaaataaaattgtgaataGGTTTGCACtcgtataaataaaacttacttTCTTCTCTGTTCTGGGGGCAATTTAACGTCGTTTTGCATACGTACATTAACCATGTCAGCGGGAGTACCCACAATACCACCAAATGTACCCGCCAAACCGGCCAAAGTGATTTTGCCGAGGAAAGTATCGGTGTTAATGTAGGGCTTTCCAGCTTCATAAATACCAAAACGAGTCATGGAATAGGTCATTTGACGCAACACAGATGCAGACAAACCATTGTACAGAGCAAGCACACCCTGCTCCCGCACTACCTTGGCTGTCAATTGTACAACGGACAATTTTCCCTGTTGGGTTTGTAGGGTGACTTTGATCAAGTCAAGGGGATGGGTACAACAGGCAGCGCCAGCGCTAGCCAAACCTCCGAAATACCAACGTCCCAGACGCTTAGACTTCTCAACGGGTGCGGCAGACATTATATGGGAATATTATTAAACACTTTACTGAGGAAAATGTATCAAAGTGTTTTTCTTGATTGGTACTACAATGTACGAGCTGAACTGCaatgaaatgtaaaaataaaataagtttaataagaaaatataacaacCAAACATAATCATACATTTATATGTATCAATAAATTAtaatgtatttatgtacattatatacaatacgtatgtatgtaagtacatacaacgtaaatatgtatttatcttTTAAATGACGTCACATACATATTATGTACAATacattaaatacatacaaatttatttatctttttttttttgtttaatacacgtcatcatcatcatcaacacaCTATGAGTGCCTTTTTGATGAGTGTGGCGCATGTAATTAAGGAAGACCCTTGGCCTTGACAGAGCCTATGGCCATACATAATTTCTATTGGCATTGAATCTATCAACTACTTATTACAAGTAAAATAGGTACTTACacacttttttcttttctatttaaaaagtatttgaaatGATGGACGGACGTTTTAGACTGCTTTTTATTGGAAAACTATTTGCTATTTGTGtataatttacatttaaaatttgtgcaacattttgGAATGTTTCTGTTTCGTCAGTTATGGAATGTTGTGccttataattatattttcattacaGGAACTTTTTCGttcatttcttgtaaaaaaaaattattgcatttttttatttctatcaaCTAAAGGAATTTTGTTTAAAGGTGGTTTTAACCACCGGAAATAAAAAGTTTGTCGctacaaattcaatattttatatatccgTCGTATtctaattgcaaaaaatttatgataaatacacacaaaaagaaaattgtgtggTCTCCTTGGAAATGtcaaatgttgtatttgtttagAAGAAAAGGaggaaggaaaataaaaaaaatgtaaataagaaaGAGAAATGTCACTTTGTTTAGAAAGGAAGCAAACACATTGGTAAATAATAAACGACGTAAAGGTTCCAAAATTGGCTAACACAGAATTGTGagcttaaataatatatttaattcatATAATTAATGAATTACATGTTGTTTATAAAGAGATATTTAATGAGTAAATGAAATAACacaagtttttaattatttcttttaaaaaatctaaattgaattaatgtttttttttcagtttctttAAGTTGTTCTTCTTTGTTTAGGTTCTGAGATTGGCTAAACAAAAGAGTTGTATTTTGACACTAGCTACTTTCCAACACTGCTGTTGATAAATGTCAAAACAACCGCTAaccgaatcagctgtttgttATCGTGCAGTAACTACGCGTTCTTATTTGCaaattgtgtgtttttgttaaaagtgttaattttttgtattatttttgattcaaaaacagtaaaaaataaGAGATTAATATGTAAGTTGTGCTAATTACTATTCCCTTTTATTGAATGAACAAAATGTGCAAAGAATTCGTTGGGATTTTAATGAACTTGTTAATgttgaaaatcttaaaaaatatatactgtGTCATATGGGTTACtacatgaattttttatttataccctcttattttttaaataagacaaCAAATTATTATCTATTAAGAAACAATTATGTGAACAAACAAAACCCTTGAAATACGAGGTAGGAAagtgattttagaaaaaaaaatagtttgtcgCCGGTTCATATTTTCTGAATTATGAGCCTCTGAAATGGATACGCTATTTATACCCTAGTTTGTAACTTGCAAATATATTGTCCTAACAGCCACCTTAaggtataccaatctgctcaggatcactttctgagtcgattaaccgatgtccgttcgtccgtctgtccgtccatgtaaaccttgtaatcacaggtagcaattttaaagataattcgacaaaatttggcacaaactaTTGAATGcagttagaatcggtccattatttctcctagaccccatacaaCCGCTCTATCTGAAAATGGTTAagttctcataaatatcttaattataaacatatccaaACCAAACAAAACTGAAACTATAGCAATTCAGCCATATTTTTACAAGTATTTTTCAGTTTAcaacataaaattcaaatctttcaaaattagaaactattttgaaaaatagtttcaaaGGAACATAAGTATTTATGATACTTTGAAAGAAGACCGTTCATTCGCTaaaacgaagtgatcgagaaaaactatagaTATTTCTATACTCTATGGACTCCAACAAACCAGAAGTGTTACATGGGAACCCCCGAATATTtgaatacccttcaccatgagtggcaagggtatatacaagtttgtcgtttgtaatttctacattttccatTTGCTACCCTACAAATATaaccatctgtatgttgaaaaaaaCTATCCGCATCCCCCTAAATAACTTAGAACCCTTCTACATTACGCAATTAGTTGCATcatttcgaagttgcgtctttCAAAAATCTCTGtgatttc
The nucleotide sequence above comes from Calliphora vicina chromosome 1, idCalVici1.1, whole genome shotgun sequence. Encoded proteins:
- the LOC135948730 gene encoding mitochondrial dicarboxylate carrier-like; its protein translation is MSAAPVEKSKRLGRWYFGGLASAGAACCTHPLDLIKVTLQTQQGKLSVVQLTAKVVREQGVLALYNGLSASVLRQMTYSMTRFGIYEAGKPYINTDTFLGKITLAGLAGTFGGIVGTPADMVNVRMQNDVKLPPEQRRNYKNAMDGLIKVYRQEGFKRLFSGATTATGRGVLMTIGQVAFYDQIKTMLLETPHFDDNLITHFTASLAAGAIATTLTQPLDVLKTRMMNAKPGEFNGLWDIVKFTARLGPLGFFKGYIPAFVRLGPHTIITFVFLEQLRLNFGALPPSKQ